The following proteins come from a genomic window of Thermosinus carboxydivorans Nor1:
- the rpsB gene encoding 30S ribosomal protein S2, with protein sequence MSVISMKQLLEAGVHFGHQTRRWNPKMAPYIFTERNGIYIIDLQKTVKKVEEAYNFIRDVAAQGQSILFVGTKKQAQEAVKEEATRCDMFYVNERWLGGMLTNFQTIQKRINRLRELEDMEEKGVFDVLPKKEVMALRHEMERLQKFLGGIKNMNKLPGALFIIDPRKERIAVAEARKLGIPIVAIVDTNCDPDEVDYVIPGNDDAIRAVKLLTSKMADAVLEGRQGEQLAAEE encoded by the coding sequence ATGTCAGTAATTTCCATGAAACAGCTCCTGGAGGCTGGTGTCCATTTCGGTCATCAAACCAGGAGATGGAACCCCAAAATGGCTCCTTATATTTTTACGGAGCGTAACGGTATTTACATTATTGATCTGCAGAAAACGGTCAAAAAAGTGGAGGAAGCATATAACTTCATCCGCGACGTGGCTGCCCAAGGTCAGTCAATATTGTTTGTAGGTACGAAAAAACAGGCGCAGGAAGCGGTGAAAGAGGAAGCGACCCGCTGCGACATGTTCTATGTTAATGAAAGATGGCTCGGCGGTATGCTGACCAACTTCCAGACTATCCAAAAGCGGATTAACCGTTTGCGTGAACTTGAAGACATGGAAGAAAAGGGCGTTTTTGATGTGCTGCCCAAAAAGGAAGTTATGGCTCTGCGGCACGAGATGGAAAGACTGCAAAAATTCCTGGGCGGCATTAAGAATATGAATAAATTGCCCGGCGCCCTGTTTATTATTGATCCGCGCAAAGAGCGCATCGCCGTAGCCGAAGCGCGTAAACTCGGTATTCCCATCGTGGCGATCGTGGATACCAACTGCGACCCGGATGAAGTCGATTATGTCATTCCGGGCAATGATGATGCAATTCGTGCTGTCAAATTGTTGACTTCTAAGATGGCCGATGCTGTTCTTGAGGGCCGTCAAGGCGAACAACTGGCGGCAGAAGAATAA
- a CDS encoding DUF6115 domain-containing protein — protein MLTGITVTLVVLLFFVFFVVTKKDMLQKLFSLNTAAPAQEFQQQLEQTADHIIRRLETQIAHLEYLLEEADAKMTALDQKIQAAAAVFEQLGISGTSLAEQATPNEQNIGIVQDTGNKPENIPYSQETGNDKRRLIFAMAEQGYNITEIAKATGIGKGEVMLILQLNKR, from the coding sequence TTGCTTACCGGAATTACCGTTACGCTTGTTGTTCTCCTCTTTTTTGTTTTTTTTGTTGTAACAAAAAAGGACATGCTGCAAAAGCTGTTTTCCCTTAATACGGCGGCGCCGGCGCAGGAATTTCAGCAACAGCTTGAACAAACCGCTGACCATATCATCAGGCGGTTAGAGACACAAATTGCTCATCTTGAATATTTATTAGAAGAAGCAGACGCCAAGATGACTGCTTTAGATCAAAAAATTCAAGCAGCAGCAGCGGTTTTTGAACAATTAGGTATATCAGGGACTTCTCTTGCGGAGCAAGCCACACCGAACGAGCAGAATATAGGCATAGTCCAAGATACTGGCAATAAGCCTGAAAATATCCCGTACTCCCAAGAAACGGGGAATGACAAGCGGCGGCTAATTTTTGCCATGGCGGAACAAGGTTACAATATAACTGAAATCGCTAAAGCCACCGGGATTGGTAAAGGTGAAGTAATGTTAATACTACAGTTGAATAAAAGATGA